The genomic stretch CATAGGCAGGCAACACGGCCCATCCCGACGGCCCGTCGCCATCAACCTGCGGCGCGCGCAGATCATCGGCCAGCGCCGCACCCAGCGCTTTCTCGAACCCTTTCTGAACCTGCAACCGGTCCAGAATCTGCCCACCCTCTGCCGTATCCCGTTCAACCAGCTTCGCCAATGCACCCACTTCGGCGCGCAGGGCGTTCATCTCGCCCTCGGCCTCTGAACGTTCGCCGCGCGCATCTGCTTCGCGGGTCTGCGCATCGGCCCGCGCAGTCTCGGCAGCGGTCAGCGCAGCGTCCGCCCGCAACGCGGTTTCCTCGGCCACGCGCGACGCCTGTTCGGCTGCCTCGAAGTCGCTGCCCGCCTTGGTCAGCGCGGCTTGAGATGCAGCGACGGCATCCCGCGCCTTGGTCGCCTCGCTTTCCGAGCGTTCCTCGGTCTTGCGGCTGTCATCCAGCAACCGCTGTGCCGACCCGTGGCGCGCCGACAGCCGGGCGACATCCTCGGTCTGGCTGCCCAGATCGGCCTCTCGTTCCTGCAAAACCGATGCGGCCTCGTGGGCGGCATCAACGGCGGCCTCCAGACGGTCCTCATGCCCCTCGGATGCCTTGCGCAGCTCGGTCTGTTCCCATTCCAGCCGCTCGATGGTCTCGCCCGCATCGCGGTTCAACCCGCCCTCGCGGTCGATGTCACGGCCAAGCTGGTCGATCCGGCCCACGAGCGTTTCAATCGTGCGCAGCGCTTGGGCTTCCTGATCCGTCAGCGTGTCGCGCTGCACGATCAGACGTTGCACCAATGCGGCGGCAATCGCCTCTTCCTCGCGCAGTGCAGGCAGCCCGTCCTCGGCAGCCGCCCGCGCCTTTATCGCGGTCTGAACCCGCGCCTCGGCCTGTGCTGCAGCCGTCACACGGGCGCGCAATGCCTCGTCCGCAGTGGCGCGCGCATCGTCCGCCTCGCGCCAGCGGCGGTACAGCAACATGCCCTCGGTCCGGCGCAATTCCGTGCCAATCTCGCGATACCGCGCCGCTTGCCGTGCTTGCCGTGCCAGTTGCGCCAGTTGGGCCGCCAGTTGCTCGACCACGTCATCGACGCGGGTCAGGTTGGCTTCGGCCCCCTTCAGCTTCAGCTCGGCCTCGTGGCGGCGCTGGTACAGGCCCGAGATGCCCGCCGCCTCTTCCAGAATGCGGCGGCGGCTTTTGGGCTTGGCGTTGATCAGCTCCGAGATCTGCCCCTGCCGGACCAGCGCAGGCGAATGGGCCCCGGTCGAGGCATCGGCGAACAGCATCTGCACGTCACGCGCCCGCACGTCCTTGCCGCCCGCCTTGTAGGCGCTGCCGACGTCGCGGGTGATGCGGCGCACGATGTCGATATGGTCGTGATCGTTGAACCCTGCCGGCGCCAGCCTGTCGCTGTTGTCGATGTGCAGGCTGACTTCGGCAAAGTTGCGGGCAGGCCGCGTCGCTGCACCGGCGAAAATCACGTCTTCCATCCCGCCGCCGCGCATCGCGGTGGGACGGTTTTCTCCCATGACCCAGCGCAACGCCTCAAGCAAGTTCGATTTGCCACAGCCGTTCGGTCCCACAACGCCGGTCAGACCATCCGCGATGATCAGATCCGTGGGATCAACAAAGCTCTTGAAGCCTGTCAGTTTCAGCTTGGTAAAGCGCAAATCTGTGCCTTTGGTCCGATTCCAGTGCTGCTCAGGATGACGGAGCCTATCACGACCTGTCAACGACAACCGCTAGGGAAAGCGGTGAACCGCACAGTTATCCACAAGATATTGCGGGTTTTGGGGGCTACACGTCGATCCTTGCTAGATCGGATCGCATTCATATTCCGTTTCAGACCCAAGTGCTGCAACAGGGGTACACGCATAGGCGCTGCCGGGCCGCATCGTCACCCGCGGTGGCCCGTTGCCGCAATCCAACAGGCCTGTGGCCAGTGCCTGATCGCCGCGCACTTCGGTCACTTTGCAGCCCGATACTTTCTGCATCGCCACAGCCGCGCGGCCCCGGATCGGGCCAAAGCGGGGGGCGTATTCCGGGTTCACCCGCAGTGCTTCTGCCAGACGGTCGCGCACGCGCACGTCAAAGGTCGATCCGTCAACGGTGACACGGGTGGCGGGCAGGCCGCGAAAATGTGGTCCCGGGGTGTTACAGGCCGTCAGCAGCAGGCCGAGGATCATCGGAAAATATGTACGCATTCCGCCAAATTGCGTACAACATGGTTAATAACCGGTGAACCTCTGCACAGGCTGCCCTTTACCCCGACGGCATGGTGGTCATATAATTTGACCAATTCCCAAAGGATTGCCGATGCCCTTTCGCCCAGTCGCCCCAGAAAAACTTTCCTCCGCCGTGGTGCGCCAGATCGAGATGCTGATCCTGCGCGGCATCCTGCGTCCCGGTGAACGCTTGCCCTCGGAACGCGAACTGGCCGACAGGCTGGGCGTGTCGCGCCCATCTCTGCGCGATGCAATCAGCAGCTTGCAGGACTCCGGGCTGCTGACGGCCCGCCCCGGTGCGGGGGTGTTTGTGGCCGACGTGCTGGGCTCCGCCTTTGCCCCTGCGCTGACGCAACTGTTTGCGCGCCATGACGAAGCGGTGTTTGATTACCTGTCGTTCCGCCGCGACATGGAGGGGCTGGCCGCCGAACGCGCTGCGCGGCTGGGGTCGAACACCGACCTTCAGGTGGTCCAAACCATTTTCGACAAGATGGTCGCCGCCCACCCTGCCCGCAACTCCGACGCAGAAAGCGCGCTGGATGCGCAGTTTCACATGGCCATCGTCGAGGCGTCACATAACGTCATCATGCTGCATATGATGCGTTCGATGTATGACCTGTTGCGCAATGGCGTGTTCTATAACCGTCAGGTGATGTTCAAACAGCGCACCACCCGCAGCGCCCTTTTGGACCAACACCGCGCCATCAACGACGCCATCCAGACACGCAACCCCGAGGCCGCACGCAGCGCCGTCGAGACGCATCTGGACTATGTCGAACGCGCCCTGCGCGACCAGCAAAAAGCCGAGCGTAACGAAGACGTGGCCCGCCAACGGCTGGATCACGAAACGCAGGGCTGATGTTTGTGGCGCATTTACCTGCGGGCTATCTGGCAGTGCGCTGCCTGCGGCCTGACGCCTCTCGCAGGGTGATGATCGCCGTTCTGGCGGGATCGATTCTGCCCGACATAGACCTGTTGTGGTTCTATCTGGTGGATGCGCGTCAGCACCATCACCATGCCTACCTGACCCACAAACCCCTGCTATGGGCCCTGATCGCCATGCTGGGCTGGTGGCGTGGCAGCGCCGCTGTGCTTGGTGTCGCTGCCGGAGCCATACTGCACCTGATACTGGACAGCATCGCAGGGCAAATCACCTGGGGGTGGCCCGTAACAGATTGGGCTGCGCCCTTGGTCGTGGTGCCAGCAACCCGCGACTGGTGGGTGGCGTCGTTCCTGCTGCATTGGACCTTTGCGGTTGAGATTGTGATATGTGCGTTGGCCGCGGCGGTCTGGTTCACATCCACAAAGCGCCCCTAGCCCCCAAAAACGAAAAAACCCGAGGCACTGCCCCGGGTTTCAAATTCGTATGCTCCGTTACGG from Pseudosulfitobacter sp. DSM 107133 encodes the following:
- a CDS encoding metal-dependent hydrolase → MFVAHLPAGYLAVRCLRPDASRRVMIAVLAGSILPDIDLLWFYLVDARQHHHHAYLTHKPLLWALIAMLGWWRGSAAVLGVAAGAILHLILDSIAGQITWGWPVTDWAAPLVVVPATRDWWVASFLLHWTFAVEIVICALAAAVWFTSTKRP
- a CDS encoding FCD domain-containing protein, translated to MPFRPVAPEKLSSAVVRQIEMLILRGILRPGERLPSERELADRLGVSRPSLRDAISSLQDSGLLTARPGAGVFVADVLGSAFAPALTQLFARHDEAVFDYLSFRRDMEGLAAERAARLGSNTDLQVVQTIFDKMVAAHPARNSDAESALDAQFHMAIVEASHNVIMLHMMRSMYDLLRNGVFYNRQVMFKQRTTRSALLDQHRAINDAIQTRNPEAARSAVETHLDYVERALRDQQKAERNEDVARQRLDHETQG